A region from the Candidatus Edwardsbacteria bacterium genome encodes:
- a CDS encoding 8-oxo-dGTP diphosphatase, with protein sequence MKLATLCYIKKKDGRTLMMHRIKRKDDLHYGKWNGLGGKMQPGETPEECVIREVKEESGLLIKDPQLNGFLTFPSFDEWDDWYVFVFTVERFRGKLLDSAEGYLKWVKDQDLLKLDLWEGDHIFLPWLEDKKFFSAKFNYQDGKLKDHSVNFY encoded by the coding sequence ATGAAGCTAGCCACTCTGTGCTACATCAAAAAAAAGGACGGTCGGACCCTGATGATGCACCGCATCAAACGGAAGGACGATCTGCATTACGGCAAATGGAACGGCCTGGGCGGCAAGATGCAGCCGGGGGAGACCCCCGAGGAGTGCGTCATCCGGGAGGTGAAAGAGGAAAGCGGTCTGCTGATAAAAGATCCCCAGCTGAACGGGTTTCTTACCTTCCCCTCGTTCGATGAGTGGGATGACTGGTACGTTTTCGTCTTTACCGTGGAGAGGTTCCGGGGAAAACTGCTGGATTCAGCCGAGGGTTATTTGAAATGGGTCAAGGACCAGGACCTTTTGAAGCTGGATCTGTGGGAAGGAGATCATATCTTCCTGCCCTGGCTGGAGGATAAAAAGTTCTTCTCGGCCAAGTTCAACTACCAGGATGGCAAGCTGAAAGATCATTCGGTGAATTTCTATTGA